A section of the Candidatus Baltobacteraceae bacterium genome encodes:
- a CDS encoding DUF721 domain-containing protein, which yields MLKLSEALKNWQPTAGAPRDPVDLLGAGWAEIVGADVAKNSRPTKLAGDALLVTVRSSAWSHQLSLLSETILTAIRARVPSAGVERLRFRVGRIAEAVKVATPSKRPAGSPRRVAARPESATLEEAMTRLREDVTAARRAKLAAGWKECKGCGALVAPDEPALCTVCADARTRERAGEAARLLFEAPWLGYTGTAALVSGLSLEDYEAIRARLLSAWWETLSRARAAKRLSRDGRERSVASSYVLLRSKLPPEDIVPATVRSVLGDELHDLIYGTEHS from the coding sequence ATGCTGAAGCTGTCCGAGGCGCTGAAGAACTGGCAGCCCACGGCGGGCGCGCCGCGCGACCCGGTAGACCTGCTGGGCGCGGGCTGGGCCGAGATCGTCGGCGCGGACGTCGCCAAGAACTCGCGTCCCACCAAGCTCGCCGGCGACGCACTTCTGGTGACGGTGCGGTCGAGCGCGTGGAGCCATCAGCTAAGCCTCCTTTCCGAGACGATCCTCACGGCAATCCGCGCGCGGGTACCGAGCGCCGGCGTGGAGCGGCTGCGCTTTCGCGTGGGGCGAATCGCCGAAGCGGTAAAGGTCGCGACCCCTTCGAAACGGCCGGCCGGCTCGCCGCGGCGCGTTGCTGCGCGGCCGGAATCGGCCACGCTGGAAGAGGCGATGACGCGGCTGCGCGAGGACGTCACGGCCGCGCGGCGGGCAAAGCTGGCAGCGGGGTGGAAAGAGTGCAAAGGCTGCGGCGCACTCGTCGCGCCGGACGAGCCAGCGCTGTGCACCGTCTGCGCCGACGCGCGGACACGCGAGCGGGCCGGCGAAGCGGCGCGGCTGCTCTTCGAAGCACCGTGGTTGGGTTATACCGGAACGGCGGCGCTCGTCTCGGGGTTATCACTAGAGGATTACGAAGCGATTCGCGCGCGCTTACTCTCGGCGTGGTGGGAAACGTTGTCTAGAGCGCGGGCGGCCAAGCGCCTTTCCCGTGACGGACGCGAGCGGTCGGTTGCCAGTTCGTACGTCCTCTTGCGCAGCAAGCTGCCGCCGGAAGATATCGTTCCGGCGACGGTACGCAGCGTGCTCGGCGACGAGCTGCACGATTTGATTTATGGAACGGAACACAGTTAA
- the recF gene encoding DNA replication/repair protein RecF, producing MLLERVALSNFRNYAELDLELAPGLNVFVGANAQGKSNLLEAIAMLGTGKSFRTSRDADVVRTGVELAVVSGKASMRAGSVSLACAIAKGGRGTSKTYTLNGSNVRYANFLGKLRVVTFVPADLQLASGAPGVRRAFLNTALAQDEPRYYRELARYRKAVSQKNAMLRGTVTFDQELLSIYDRTLVEAGTQLILARERFVRALAAQAARAHARFTGGAEALGVEYDPDVAFESPTADAVAGAFEARLRHVADAERARKAAVAGPHRDDVLLTLDGVTLDTYGSQGQQRTAVLALKVAEYGVMHERAGEAPLLLLDDVLSELDRDRAAAFLNSVGDYEQAFVTATHLPDTLHGTVHRYRIEAARVAAEIPAC from the coding sequence TTGCTTCTCGAGCGCGTAGCACTTTCAAACTTTCGTAATTATGCGGAGCTCGATCTCGAGCTTGCGCCCGGACTCAACGTATTTGTCGGCGCCAACGCGCAAGGGAAAAGCAACTTGCTCGAAGCGATTGCGATGCTGGGCACCGGGAAATCGTTTCGCACCAGCCGCGATGCCGACGTGGTACGCACGGGCGTCGAGCTCGCGGTCGTGAGCGGCAAAGCATCGATGCGAGCGGGAAGCGTGTCGCTGGCGTGCGCGATCGCCAAAGGCGGACGCGGAACGAGCAAAACGTACACGCTCAACGGCAGCAACGTACGCTACGCCAACTTCCTCGGAAAGCTGCGGGTCGTCACGTTCGTCCCTGCCGATCTGCAACTGGCAAGCGGCGCGCCCGGCGTGCGGCGCGCGTTCCTCAACACGGCGCTCGCGCAAGACGAGCCGCGTTACTATCGCGAGCTCGCGCGCTATCGCAAAGCCGTTTCGCAGAAGAACGCGATGCTGCGCGGAACGGTTACGTTCGACCAAGAGCTGCTGTCGATCTACGACCGCACGCTGGTGGAAGCGGGGACGCAGCTGATCCTAGCGCGCGAGCGGTTCGTTCGCGCGTTGGCGGCGCAAGCCGCGCGCGCACACGCGCGCTTTACCGGCGGTGCCGAGGCACTCGGCGTCGAGTACGATCCCGACGTCGCGTTCGAATCCCCAACGGCCGACGCCGTTGCCGGCGCCTTCGAAGCGCGCCTGCGTCACGTCGCCGACGCCGAACGCGCACGCAAGGCGGCCGTCGCCGGCCCACATCGCGACGACGTTCTGCTAACGCTCGACGGTGTGACGCTCGACACGTACGGCTCGCAAGGCCAACAGCGCACGGCGGTGCTCGCGCTCAAGGTTGCCGAATACGGCGTCATGCACGAACGCGCCGGCGAAGCGCCGCTGCTGTTGCTCGACGACGTCCTCTCGGAGCTCGATCGCGACCGCGCAGCGGCCTTCTTGAACAGCGTCGGCGATTACGAGCAAGCCTTCGTGACCGCGACCCATCTGCCCGACACGTTGCACGGCACGGTGCATCGCTATCGTATCGAAGCGGCGCGCGTCGCGGCGGAGATTCCGGCATGCTGA
- the dnaN gene encoding DNA polymerase III subunit beta, with amino-acid sequence MKFSCNTKDISAAVGAASKVVNQHTTVPILSNVLLQADDGKIAVRATDLELTLEHAFPAEITEVGSVTVPAKLFSSYLGNLPAGMLELTGTPTRASIKCDRSNYDFHALPADEYPPLPAATRGSHFTIAAKRFRDGIDGTIFAASSEEARGAVLMGTLLEIEGDSLTMVATDGYRLAKFTTTLDDGITGSERYIIPSRALAEVARNLGGGEQIAVSALGAQSNQLQLTAGTVSITVRLVDGQYPNYQQVIPAKFDRSVTVNTAALIGSLKRAELVAGDRASMVKLSVANQTLIVTASSDISGNAYEEIEVEQTGEDLTIAFNARYLVEILNHVKSDKTAIEFLGPLSPAAIRPLEPLDSGQQLYVLMPLRQ; translated from the coding sequence ATGAAGTTTAGCTGTAACACGAAGGACATCTCCGCAGCAGTGGGGGCCGCCAGCAAGGTGGTCAACCAACACACCACGGTGCCCATTCTGTCCAACGTGCTGCTGCAGGCCGACGACGGAAAGATCGCGGTGCGGGCGACGGACCTCGAGCTGACCCTCGAACACGCCTTCCCGGCAGAGATCACCGAGGTGGGTTCGGTAACGGTACCGGCCAAGCTCTTCTCGAGCTATCTGGGGAACTTGCCGGCGGGGATGCTCGAGCTCACCGGAACGCCGACGCGTGCCAGCATCAAGTGCGATCGCAGCAACTACGACTTTCACGCGCTGCCCGCCGACGAGTATCCGCCGCTGCCGGCGGCCACGCGCGGCTCGCACTTCACGATCGCGGCAAAGCGCTTTCGCGACGGCATCGACGGCACGATCTTCGCGGCCTCCAGTGAAGAGGCGCGCGGCGCCGTCCTCATGGGAACGCTGCTCGAGATCGAAGGCGACTCGCTGACGATGGTCGCCACCGACGGCTACCGTCTCGCGAAGTTCACGACCACGCTCGACGACGGCATCACCGGCAGCGAACGGTACATCATTCCATCGCGGGCGTTGGCCGAAGTCGCGCGGAATCTCGGCGGAGGCGAGCAGATCGCGGTCAGTGCCCTGGGCGCGCAGAGCAATCAGCTTCAGCTGACCGCCGGCACGGTGTCGATTACGGTGCGTCTGGTCGACGGACAGTATCCCAACTATCAGCAAGTCATTCCCGCGAAGTTCGACCGCTCGGTCACGGTCAACACCGCGGCGCTCATCGGCAGCCTCAAACGCGCCGAGCTCGTCGCCGGCGACCGCGCCAGCATGGTGAAGCTCTCCGTCGCCAATCAGACCCTGATCGTCACCGCGAGCTCCGACATCTCGGGCAACGCCTACGAAGAGATCGAAGTCGAGCAGACGGGCGAAGATTTGACCATCGCGTTCAACGCGCGCTACTTGGTCGAGATTCTCAACCACGTCAAGAGCGACAAGACCGCCATCGAGTTTCTCGGACCGCTTTCGCCCGCGGCAATCCGCCCGCTCGAGCCGCTCGATTCCGGCCAACAGCTCTACGTGCTGATGCCGCTGCGTCAGTAG
- the dnaA gene encoding chromosomal replication initiator protein DnaA: MALAVGSPDTSNELWRSALDTLERNFSKPVFEMWIKPMRFVSYHGDELHLAVHSKFAREWVGSKLQSQILDVLREVFGASLELRLSVAEPGGDAGAASPATPAVAARVPEELRTANLNVRYTFEEFVIGNSNRFAHAAAQAVASAPARAYNPLFLYGGVGLGKTHLMHAIGHRVLQDNSGANVVYCTCEKFTNEFIIALQNNRTPEFRNRYRQVDVLLIDDIQFLAGKETTQEEFFHTFNALHESGRQLIISSDRPPKEIQTLESRLRSRFEWGLLTDIQAPDLETREAILRKKAESEKIPVPDEVTSFIAKVIPSNIRELEGALIRVVAYASLTKSPITIDLAAEVLKSAVAQVPLQRITIPKIKDTVAGAHGLTVKEMDNGRRDQRLAAPRQIAMYIATELTQYSLPQIAREFGKKDHTTVMYARDKIKDQMQRDEAYRNKIRQLIAMCQNP, from the coding sequence ATGGCGCTTGCGGTTGGCTCACCCGACACATCTAATGAGCTGTGGCGTTCGGCGCTTGATACGCTCGAACGCAACTTCTCCAAGCCGGTCTTCGAGATGTGGATCAAGCCCATGCGGTTCGTCTCCTATCACGGGGACGAACTGCACCTGGCCGTTCACAGCAAGTTCGCCCGCGAGTGGGTTGGGAGCAAGCTCCAGAGCCAGATTCTCGACGTTTTACGCGAGGTTTTCGGGGCTTCGCTAGAGCTGCGCTTGTCGGTGGCCGAGCCCGGCGGTGACGCCGGAGCCGCATCGCCCGCAACGCCCGCCGTCGCGGCCCGCGTCCCTGAAGAGCTGCGCACGGCGAACCTCAACGTTCGTTACACGTTTGAAGAGTTCGTCATCGGCAACTCCAATCGGTTCGCGCACGCTGCCGCACAAGCCGTCGCAAGCGCGCCCGCCAGAGCGTACAATCCGCTATTTCTGTACGGCGGCGTCGGCTTGGGCAAGACGCACTTGATGCACGCGATCGGTCATCGCGTACTGCAAGACAACAGCGGCGCAAACGTCGTCTACTGCACCTGCGAAAAGTTCACCAACGAGTTCATTATCGCACTGCAGAACAACCGCACGCCTGAGTTTCGCAACCGGTACCGGCAAGTCGACGTTCTGCTCATCGACGACATTCAGTTCTTGGCCGGCAAAGAGACGACGCAAGAAGAGTTCTTCCACACGTTTAACGCGCTGCACGAATCCGGACGCCAGCTCATTATCTCGTCGGACCGTCCGCCCAAAGAGATTCAAACGCTGGAGTCGCGCTTACGCTCGCGATTCGAGTGGGGATTGCTCACCGACATCCAGGCGCCCGATCTCGAAACGCGCGAAGCCATTCTGCGCAAGAAAGCCGAGAGCGAGAAGATTCCGGTGCCCGACGAAGTGACGTCGTTCATCGCCAAGGTTATTCCGTCGAACATCCGCGAGCTCGAAGGCGCGCTCATTCGCGTCGTGGCATACGCTTCGTTGACCAAATCGCCGATCACGATCGATCTGGCCGCCGAAGTGCTCAAGAGCGCCGTCGCGCAGGTTCCGCTGCAGCGCATCACGATCCCCAAGATCAAAGACACCGTCGCCGGCGCGCACGGACTCACCGTCAAAGAGATGGACAACGGGCGGCGCGATCAGCGCTTGGCAGCCCCGCGTCAGATCGCCATGTACATCGCTACCGAGCTCACGCAGTATTCGCTGCCGCAGATCGCCCGCGAGTTCGGCAAGAAAGACCACACCACGGTCATGTACGCGCGCGACAAGATCAAGGACCAAATGCAGCGCGACGAGGCTTATCGCAACAAAATCCGGCAGCTGATTGCGATGTGTCAAAACCCCTAG
- the rpmA gene encoding 50S ribosomal protein L27, whose product MFQFDLQLFASKKGAGSTRNGRDSNAQRLGVKRFGGEQVIAGNIIVRQRGTRFHPGHNVGIGKDHTLFALIDGTVTFATRRNRKHVDVMPAA is encoded by the coding sequence ATGTTCCAGTTCGACCTCCAGCTGTTCGCCTCGAAGAAGGGCGCCGGATCCACTCGCAACGGCCGCGACTCCAACGCTCAGCGTTTGGGCGTCAAGCGGTTCGGCGGCGAGCAGGTGATCGCGGGCAACATCATCGTCCGCCAGCGCGGCACCCGCTTCCACCCCGGCCACAACGTCGGCATCGGCAAGGACCACACCCTGTTCGCCCTGATCGACGGGACGGTGACCTTCGCTACGCGGCGCAATCGCAAGCATGTCGACGTCATGCCGGCCGCGTAA
- the obgE gene encoding GTPase ObgE has product MQFIDEAKISVAAGNGGDGIVAWRREKYVPKGGPAGGDGGHGGSVYLEATPELSTLVEFRFRHSFAADAGKPGSTSNKSGRSGEDLVVPVPVGTLVHRTFEGRSETFVSDLAHPGDRVIVAKGGRGGLGNQHFATSTRQAPRFAEKGEPGERCAVRLELKLLADCGIVGVPNAGKSTLLSVVSAARPKIADYPFTTIEPQLGVVRVSDEVSFVMVDVPGLIEGAHEGAGLGDLFLKHVERTRALVHLLDGAKAFDEIVHDKETIERELGAWNPQLLEKPTLLVLNKLDLPDAQERLEELRNHFPEIRGISAATNEGVRDLIYAVWQLIEHAPMPEIVAPQTAHIELVPQGAFKIERARDGAFEVSGERIERLASMTDFDSDEGLARFERTLGKMGVEKKLRELGAVEGDTVRIGQYEFTYS; this is encoded by the coding sequence GTGCAGTTCATCGACGAAGCCAAGATCTCGGTAGCCGCCGGTAACGGAGGCGACGGCATCGTCGCGTGGCGTCGCGAGAAGTACGTTCCCAAGGGCGGTCCGGCGGGCGGCGACGGCGGCCACGGCGGCAGCGTCTACCTGGAAGCGACCCCCGAGCTCTCGACCTTAGTCGAGTTCCGGTTCCGCCACAGCTTTGCCGCCGACGCCGGTAAGCCGGGCAGCACTTCGAATAAGTCGGGCCGCAGCGGCGAGGACCTCGTCGTGCCGGTCCCCGTGGGGACGCTCGTCCACCGCACCTTCGAAGGCCGGTCCGAGACGTTCGTCTCGGATCTCGCGCACCCGGGCGATCGCGTCATCGTCGCCAAAGGCGGGCGCGGCGGGCTGGGCAATCAGCACTTTGCCACCAGCACCCGTCAGGCGCCGCGCTTTGCCGAGAAGGGCGAGCCCGGCGAGCGGTGCGCCGTGCGCCTAGAGCTCAAGCTGCTCGCCGATTGCGGCATCGTGGGCGTTCCCAACGCAGGCAAGTCGACGTTGTTGTCGGTCGTGTCCGCGGCGCGTCCGAAAATCGCGGATTATCCGTTTACGACCATCGAACCGCAGCTCGGCGTCGTGCGCGTTTCGGACGAAGTCTCGTTTGTGATGGTCGACGTGCCCGGCCTCATCGAAGGCGCGCACGAAGGCGCCGGATTAGGCGACTTGTTTTTGAAGCACGTCGAACGCACGCGTGCGCTCGTGCATTTGCTCGACGGCGCGAAAGCGTTCGACGAAATCGTGCACGATAAGGAAACGATCGAGCGCGAGCTCGGTGCGTGGAATCCGCAGCTGCTCGAAAAACCGACCTTGCTCGTGCTCAACAAACTCGATCTTCCCGACGCGCAAGAGCGGCTCGAAGAGTTGCGCAACCATTTCCCGGAGATTCGCGGCATCAGCGCGGCGACCAACGAAGGCGTGCGCGACTTGATCTATGCCGTTTGGCAACTCATCGAACACGCGCCGATGCCCGAGATCGTCGCGCCGCAGACGGCGCACATCGAGCTCGTGCCGCAGGGCGCCTTCAAAATCGAGCGTGCCAGAGACGGGGCATTCGAGGTCTCCGGCGAGCGCATCGAACGCCTTGCGTCGATGACGGACTTCGACTCGGATGAAGGCCTGGCGCGCTTTGAGCGCACGCTGGGCAAGATGGGCGTTGAGAAAAAATTGCGTGAACTTGGCGCCGTCGAAGGGGATACCGTGCGCATTGGGCAGTATGAGTTTACGTATTCATAA
- the nadD gene encoding nicotinate-nucleotide adenylyltransferase: MRLGIFGGTFDPIHNGHLFVAEAARLLEGLDKVLFVPASNQHYRDKPETSAEHRCAMILGAIASNRAFELDDTDLRPDSTGYTADLLPKLQAKHPGANFTFIIGADSLVNSTWVRFDEVLEALEKFAIAPRPGVRADALQRVIAAVPNHLRDRATTLNMPEIPSSSTTVRTLLSQGRSVRYLVPEPVWQYIVSQKLYGVPAPV, encoded by the coding sequence ATGCGCCTTGGAATTTTCGGCGGGACTTTCGATCCCATCCATAACGGTCATCTCTTCGTAGCCGAAGCAGCGCGCCTGCTCGAGGGCCTCGATAAAGTGCTGTTCGTGCCCGCGAGCAATCAGCATTATCGCGACAAGCCCGAGACCTCCGCGGAGCATCGCTGCGCGATGATCTTGGGTGCCATCGCGAGCAATCGCGCGTTCGAGCTCGACGACACCGACTTAAGGCCCGACTCCACGGGTTATACTGCCGATCTGTTGCCTAAACTGCAAGCTAAGCATCCGGGCGCAAATTTTACGTTCATTATCGGCGCCGACTCGCTCGTGAACTCGACGTGGGTGCGGTTCGATGAAGTGCTCGAGGCGCTCGAAAAGTTTGCGATTGCGCCGCGTCCGGGCGTGCGCGCCGACGCGCTGCAGCGCGTGATCGCCGCGGTGCCCAATCATTTGCGCGACCGTGCCACGACGCTGAATATGCCGGAAATTCCGAGCTCGTCGACGACCGTCCGGACGCTGCTCAGTCAAGGACGCAGCGTGCGGTATCTGGTCCCCGAACCGGTATGGCAGTACATCGTCTCGCAGAAGCTTTATGGGGTTCCGGCCCCCGTTTAG
- a CDS encoding DUF3465 domain-containing protein — MGFRPPFRAVAGALLVLAGCAAQTSPNDSAVCDAYNAGRSHVEVVADGHVTRVLGIQNGRVSPHEGFLMRLNSGCSAIVRVEVNTDLAGTFPIANGDPVTVKGEYEYYSRGGVIHWTHHDPRFRHEAGFIIIGGKTYQ; from the coding sequence ATGGGGTTCCGGCCCCCGTTTAGGGCCGTTGCGGGCGCGCTGCTCGTACTAGCAGGCTGCGCCGCACAAACCTCTCCGAACGATTCCGCCGTGTGCGATGCGTACAACGCGGGGCGTTCGCACGTCGAGGTCGTCGCCGACGGTCACGTCACGCGCGTGCTTGGGATTCAAAACGGTCGCGTGAGCCCGCACGAGGGGTTTCTCATGCGGCTCAACTCCGGATGCAGCGCGATCGTGCGCGTCGAGGTCAATACCGATCTCGCCGGCACGTTTCCCATTGCAAACGGCGATCCGGTAACGGTCAAAGGCGAGTACGAATACTATTCGCGCGGCGGCGTCATTCATTGGACGCATCACGATCCGCGTTTCCGTCACGAAGCCGGCTTCATCATCATCGGGGGAAAGACGTATCAATGA
- a CDS encoding serine hydrolase domain-containing protein, which translates to MSKLIAAALIALSFAGPAQTASAGGIKNAVLADANVSRAIAAAVERERIVYGGKTPVPGVLIGVWDGAGGSYVHDFGYADLANKRALTAADHFRIGSNTKTFVVSVILQLVDEGKLSLDDSLDKFDIGVKVPNARNITVRELCEMRSGLFEAFDTPQMNRMNVKPETTFDPKTLIGWAVAQKPYFAPNAGYNYSNTNYLILGQIIEALTHDSVGDQIRKRLLIPFGLSQTSYPQTQAMPDPWAHGYGLDKNRNWEDVSGTIPVSLMGAAGEMISDMTDMRKWITLYVAGKASKPATHRALMNCVPTGHGNLAFGLGLGCSAGWYGYTGGLPGYNTADYYFPATGAFIVAWVDLQADKPSPGVANAIFRDIARIMTPGNVPFSGGDKGL; encoded by the coding sequence ATGAGCAAGCTCATCGCCGCCGCTCTCATCGCTTTGAGCTTTGCGGGACCGGCGCAAACGGCAAGCGCGGGCGGCATAAAGAACGCGGTGCTGGCAGATGCGAACGTCTCGCGAGCGATCGCTGCGGCCGTCGAGCGCGAGCGAATCGTCTACGGTGGCAAGACGCCCGTACCGGGCGTGCTGATCGGTGTATGGGACGGCGCCGGCGGGTCGTACGTGCACGATTTCGGCTACGCCGATCTCGCCAACAAACGCGCGCTCACGGCGGCCGATCACTTCCGCATCGGCAGTAATACGAAAACCTTCGTGGTGAGCGTCATTCTGCAGCTCGTCGACGAAGGCAAACTCAGCCTCGACGACTCGCTCGACAAGTTCGACATCGGCGTCAAGGTGCCAAACGCCCGGAACATCACCGTGCGCGAGCTCTGCGAGATGCGCAGCGGACTCTTCGAGGCCTTCGACACACCGCAGATGAACCGCATGAACGTCAAACCCGAAACGACGTTCGATCCGAAGACGCTGATCGGTTGGGCCGTCGCTCAAAAGCCGTACTTTGCGCCGAACGCGGGTTACAACTACAGCAACACCAACTATCTCATCCTCGGGCAAATCATCGAGGCGCTCACGCACGATAGCGTGGGCGATCAAATTCGCAAGCGGCTGCTGATCCCGTTCGGTCTTTCGCAAACGAGCTATCCGCAAACGCAAGCGATGCCGGATCCCTGGGCGCACGGCTACGGTCTGGACAAGAACCGCAACTGGGAAGACGTTAGCGGAACCATACCCGTTTCACTCATGGGCGCAGCCGGCGAGATGATCTCCGACATGACGGACATGCGGAAATGGATCACGCTGTACGTTGCCGGCAAAGCGAGCAAACCGGCTACCCATCGCGCGTTGATGAATTGCGTTCCGACGGGACACGGAAATCTTGCGTTCGGACTCGGTCTGGGCTGCAGCGCCGGCTGGTATGGCTATACCGGCGGGCTACCGGGTTACAATACCGCGGACTATTATTTCCCGGCGACCGGGGCGTTCATCGTGGCATGGGTCGACTTGCAAGCCGACAAGCCGTCTCCCGGCGTCGCCAACGCGATCTTTCGGGACATCGCGCGTATCATGACACCCGGCAACGTTCCGTTTTCCGGAGGCGACAAAGGGTTGTGA
- a CDS encoding ABC transporter permease gives MFGYRFRALLFKEFRQMRHDRRIAFVAILAPFIQLCVFGFVLSANVTNLPIGILDESQTPESRSLISALTQSEAFTLQGFYSSPQALGHAITVGTLDAGVVIPFDYARRLYRHQVAQVQFLLNGTNANTAEIAQGYASEIISVDNLRTLSRVLNAGGPVQLMPAFLNNPGLVGSWFMVCGVLGMLMILNGSMICSTQMIKERSAGTIDQLLMSPATTSEIILAKIIPLFLLLGTMTTVSLVAVRFIFGVPFHGGLGLVILGAALCVLSGIALGMFVATLAKNALQAQLAVFFLNPPLAALSGAFTPIEAMPKWLQPFTIPNPVANWAIIARGALIKGSPFDVLWQNFLWLFLFTLILLTLSVIRYRKQLA, from the coding sequence ATGTTCGGCTACCGCTTTCGCGCCTTGCTCTTCAAAGAGTTCCGGCAAATGCGCCACGACAGGCGGATTGCGTTCGTCGCCATTCTTGCCCCATTCATCCAGCTGTGCGTCTTCGGCTTCGTGCTCAGCGCGAACGTCACGAACCTGCCGATCGGTATTCTCGACGAGTCGCAGACGCCGGAAAGCCGCTCGCTGATCTCTGCCCTGACGCAGAGCGAAGCGTTCACGCTGCAGGGATTCTATTCGTCGCCGCAAGCGCTCGGCCACGCGATTACCGTCGGCACGCTCGACGCCGGCGTGGTCATTCCGTTCGATTACGCGCGCCGGCTCTACCGGCACCAAGTCGCGCAAGTGCAGTTTCTGCTCAACGGCACCAACGCCAACACCGCCGAGATCGCACAAGGCTACGCATCGGAAATCATCTCGGTCGACAACCTGCGAACGCTATCTCGCGTTCTCAACGCCGGCGGCCCGGTCCAGCTGATGCCGGCATTTCTCAACAATCCGGGGCTGGTCGGTTCGTGGTTCATGGTCTGCGGCGTGCTCGGCATGCTGATGATCCTCAACGGCTCGATGATCTGCTCGACCCAGATGATCAAAGAACGCTCCGCGGGCACAATCGATCAGCTGCTGATGTCGCCCGCGACCACGTCGGAAATCATCCTCGCGAAGATCATCCCGCTGTTTTTGCTGCTGGGCACGATGACGACGGTCTCGCTCGTAGCGGTTCGGTTCATCTTCGGCGTGCCGTTTCACGGCGGATTGGGCCTGGTGATCCTCGGCGCGGCGCTGTGCGTGCTCTCGGGCATCGCGCTGGGCATGTTCGTCGCGACCTTGGCCAAGAACGCGCTGCAGGCGCAGCTCGCGGTGTTCTTCCTCAATCCCCCGCTGGCGGCGCTGTCGGGTGCCTTCACGCCGATCGAAGCAATGCCGAAGTGGCTGCAGCCGTTTACGATCCCCAATCCGGTCGCCAACTGGGCGATCATCGCCCGCGGCGCGCTGATCAAAGGCAGCCCGTTCGACGTGCTCTGGCAGAATTTTCTATGGCTGTTTCTGTTCACGTTGATCCTGCTAACGCTCAGCGTAATCCGCTACCGCAAGCAACTCGCCTAA
- a CDS encoding ABC transporter permease encodes MRRILAQVRKELTQLVRDRLALALALLLPAFLLLLMGTAISLTVDDMPLVVQDLDNSPASIALADAFRASLTFHVIAYPVQQDPVRALTGNRVRGVLIIPEHFEHDLARRQPVQVQLLVDGTDANTAKLVAGYAQSVVAAYNARVAPRPPGGIQAVIRLWFNPGLDSKKFYGPGIFVLVLTLFPTLLAALSVAREGEEKTILQIYVSNISAHEYLLGKIFAIMVVFAAEAVLLSILLFTYFGVSLAVDPTSLIVGSILYAFCVAAFGVMVGVAIPNQLGAISVVALGGFLLVFIMSGLLFPIENIPASLRWICNLVWGRYYIEIVRDAFLQGAGWPATWWKAIVIAFIGAIFYGNAWRSTRSMQLKY; translated from the coding sequence ATGCGCCGCATTCTCGCACAGGTGCGCAAGGAGCTGACCCAGCTCGTTCGCGACCGGCTCGCGCTGGCGCTGGCGCTGCTGCTTCCGGCGTTTCTGCTGCTGCTGATGGGCACGGCGATCTCGCTGACGGTCGACGACATGCCGCTGGTCGTTCAGGATCTCGACAACTCGCCGGCGTCGATCGCATTGGCCGACGCCTTTCGCGCATCGCTGACGTTTCACGTTATCGCGTATCCCGTGCAGCAGGATCCCGTGCGCGCGCTGACCGGCAACCGCGTGCGCGGCGTCTTGATCATTCCCGAGCACTTCGAGCACGATCTCGCGCGCCGGCAGCCGGTGCAGGTGCAGCTGCTCGTCGACGGCACCGACGCCAACACCGCCAAACTGGTCGCCGGCTACGCGCAATCCGTGGTCGCCGCGTACAACGCGCGTGTCGCTCCGCGTCCGCCCGGAGGCATTCAAGCCGTCATCCGTCTTTGGTTCAACCCCGGCCTGGACTCGAAGAAGTTCTACGGACCGGGCATCTTCGTGCTGGTGCTCACGCTCTTTCCGACCTTGCTCGCCGCGCTGTCGGTCGCGCGCGAGGGTGAAGAGAAGACGATCTTACAGATTTACGTTTCGAATATCTCCGCGCACGAGTATCTGCTCGGTAAGATCTTTGCGATCATGGTCGTGTTTGCCGCCGAAGCCGTCTTGCTGAGCATCCTGCTGTTCACGTATTTCGGCGTGAGCTTGGCCGTCGATCCGACCTCGCTGATCGTCGGGTCGATTCTCTACGCGTTCTGCGTCGCGGCCTTCGGCGTGATGGTGGGTGTCGCGATTCCCAACCAGCTCGGCGCGATCTCGGTCGTGGCGCTCGGCGGCTTCTTGCTGGTCTTCATCATGTCCGGCTTGCTCTTCCCGATCGAGAACATTCCCGCGTCGCTGCGCTGGATCTGCAACCTGGTGTGGGGACGCTACTACATCGAAATCGTGCGCGACGCGTTTCTGCAGGGTGCCGGCTGGCCCGCGACCTGGTGGAAGGCCATCGTCATCGCCTTCATCGGAGCGATCTTCTACGGCAACGCCTGGCGAAGCACGCGCTCGATGCAGTTGAAGTATTAG